In bacterium, a single genomic region encodes these proteins:
- a CDS encoding AMP-binding protein, translating into MKEYPTMEYLSSQNIKNVQEELLQETINYTYKYSPYYERLFNSYNILPSKIKRLEDLVQIPPTTKYDLQKNNEDFLCVDKEKVVEIVCSSGTTGEPIFIALTKNDIYRLARNEELSFLCTNTTSEDLFQLMVTSDNMFIAGMAYYLGITKIGAGVIRMGPGNTKRQIRILEALKPTGIVSVPSYLIKMHEEIINLSIDISKLSLNKAVLIGESILNESLKLNPLGQKIRNLWNIELFSTYGTTEIATSFCECIVHQGLHSHPELLYFEILDENNNVLNDGEMGELTVTTFQTEGMPLIRYKTGDITFKISSPCKCGRTTEKIGPILSRKHHLIKFKGTTVYQTQIEMALLKFDEIKNYVIEVSTKDNLSDWIVVKVGVSNFSPLLEERIKDEIKAYARVTPEIQMFTPSEVEKFLFTEGSRKPKKFVDLRK; encoded by the coding sequence CAAATATTCCCCATATTATGAAAGATTATTTAATTCTTATAATATATTACCATCTAAGATTAAGAGATTAGAAGATTTAGTTCAAATTCCTCCTACGACAAAATATGATTTACAAAAGAACAATGAGGATTTTTTATGTGTTGATAAAGAAAAGGTAGTAGAGATTGTTTGCAGTAGTGGGACTACAGGAGAACCAATATTTATAGCCTTAACTAAAAATGACATATATAGATTGGCACGGAACGAAGAATTGAGTTTTCTTTGTACAAATACTACTTCCGAGGATCTTTTTCAATTGATGGTAACAAGTGATAATATGTTTATTGCCGGAATGGCATATTATCTTGGAATTACTAAAATAGGGGCTGGAGTTATCAGGATGGGACCAGGCAATACAAAAAGACAGATCCGGATATTGGAAGCCCTAAAACCAACGGGTATAGTAAGCGTTCCTTCTTATTTAATTAAAATGCATGAAGAAATAATAAATCTTTCCATAGATATCTCTAAATTGTCTCTTAATAAAGCAGTATTGATTGGTGAGAGCATTTTAAATGAGTCATTAAAACTAAATCCCTTGGGGCAGAAAATCCGTAATCTGTGGAATATTGAATTGTTTTCTACCTACGGAACCACAGAAATAGCAACTTCTTTTTGTGAATGTATTGTTCACCAGGGCCTACATTCACATCCTGAATTACTTTATTTTGAAATCCTTGATGAGAACAATAATGTATTAAATGATGGTGAGATGGGAGAATTAACAGTAACTACTTTTCAAACCGAAGGAATGCCATTAATCAGGTATAAAACAGGTGATATTACTTTTAAGATTTCCTCCCCTTGTAAATGTGGGCGAACTACTGAAAAAATTGGTCCAATACTTAGTCGAAAGCATCATTTAATAAAATTTAAAGGAACTACTGTTTATCAGACACAAATTGAAATGGCGTTATTAAAATTTGATGAGATAAAAAACTATGTCATCGAGGTATCTACAAAGGATAATCTTTCTGATTGGATAGTAGTTAAAGTAGGAGTGAGTAATTTCTCTCCTCTATTAGAAGAAAGAATAAAAGATGAGATAAAGGCTTATGCCCGTGTAACTCCAGAAATCCAGATGTTTACCCCTAGTGAAGTAGAAAAATTTTTATTCACTGAGGGCTCTAGAAAACCTAAAAAGTTTGTTGATTTAAGGAAATGA
- a CDS encoding radical SAM protein produces the protein MKSKLKSPESVYGLNFTKGEIEEAKEKGHLLSLDMELSNVCNLRCKYCYNTSGERLKNELQLAEVIDIINQAKDLGVRSIIIIGGGEPILFNGLLEILTYLNKKGILSVLFTNGTMITREIAEKLFENNVSVVMKLNSMNSKIQDFLAGKKGAYEMMMQGLQNLIKAGFPSRECRFGIETVICKQNIEEIPKMWVWSRENGYIPYFETITYQGRAQKYNLNVSSQEIKELFYKLLSIDERKFGLTWEPKPPIAGMSCKRHYYSCVVNSQGFVQPCVGIDIYVGNIRYKPLKTILRESTIINNLRNMDKNIKGSCKECSLKMDCYGCRGMAYHIYGDYFEADPLCWNNPHRLRYV, from the coding sequence ATGAAATCAAAACTAAAATCTCCAGAAAGCGTATATGGGCTGAATTTCACTAAAGGAGAGATAGAAGAAGCTAAAGAAAAAGGACATCTTCTTAGTTTGGACATGGAATTAAGTAATGTATGTAATTTAAGATGTAAGTATTGCTATAATACATCGGGAGAAAGATTAAAAAACGAGTTGCAGTTAGCTGAAGTCATTGATATAATAAACCAGGCGAAAGATTTAGGGGTAAGAAGTATTATTATTATCGGAGGAGGAGAACCGATACTTTTTAACGGGCTATTAGAGATATTAACTTACCTAAATAAAAAGGGTATTCTTTCTGTTCTCTTTACCAATGGAACTATGATTACCCGGGAAATAGCAGAAAAATTATTTGAGAATAATGTCTCGGTGGTAATGAAATTAAATAGTATGAATTCAAAAATACAAGATTTTTTAGCTGGTAAAAAAGGTGCCTATGAAATGATGATGCAGGGACTACAAAATTTGATTAAAGCAGGATTCCCTTCAAGGGAATGTCGATTTGGAATTGAAACGGTAATTTGTAAACAAAATATTGAAGAGATTCCAAAGATGTGGGTTTGGAGTCGTGAAAATGGCTATATCCCCTACTTTGAAACTATCACTTATCAAGGAAGAGCACAAAAATATAATCTTAATGTTAGTTCTCAAGAAATAAAAGAATTATTCTACAAATTGCTGTCAATTGATGAGAGAAAATTTGGACTTACATGGGAACCAAAACCTCCAATTGCAGGTATGAGCTGTAAAAGACATTACTATAGCTGTGTAGTGAATTCACAAGGGTTTGTCCAACCATGCGTAGGGATTGATATCTATGTGGGGAATATACGATATAAACCTCTTAAAACAATATTAAGGGAATCTACAATAATTAATAACCTGAGAAATATGGATAAAAATATTAAGGGAAGTTGTAAAGAATGTTCATTAAAGATGGATTGTTACGGTTGTCGCGGAATGGCTTATCATATATACGGTGATTATTTTGAAGCAGACCCTCTGTGTTGGAATAATCCACACAGACTAAGGTATGTATAA
- a CDS encoding POTRA domain-containing protein has translation MMQKGKMRKMVRIIIWGWMLFSFLKSNYISAENQNMLQLDSITIEGNSIYTASEIKKIMMTKEGERFHEEIFLQDLQQIKELYHNQGYIYAEVKNFKIDDTKKLLLSITEGKIKELIIHGNKKTKEKIIKQEIRLKEGDVFNIKNCEQDLQRLKNLQLFNSVDYEVEYDDDRLKLAFIVEESWTILPWIDFGSDGRSYWEIGITWGNFMGNNQSIDLSYGQVESFSCYEIEFFDPRVFGSNYSIKLGLSSERILDEEHKEGKVMSLYERTTQSKNIEIGKKIEEYWELLFGFKTAEESFVLEKNSPYPTPIPKNGKTNLLTIGAKYDKMNFDDEILDGYLYYLSLGISDKNVGSDFNFTKIRFNYTQFSKLKERKNLGCRVMGGIGRGKYGRNLEMQHRFELNDFIRGYPAYEFKGDKMVVFNTEYRYPLLNSDMAMIQGVNFIDIGNVWSDKFGHLKMGIGIGIRGIFKPIPEAVIRLDSVYGLNSSEGPKLYLGLGQFF, from the coding sequence ATGATGCAAAAAGGAAAAATGAGAAAGATGGTGAGAATAATAATATGGGGATGGATGCTATTTTCTTTTTTAAAAAGTAATTACATCAGCGCAGAAAACCAGAATATGTTACAATTAGATAGTATAACGATTGAAGGGAATTCAATATACACCGCTTCAGAAATTAAAAAAATAATGATGACAAAAGAAGGTGAAAGATTCCATGAGGAAATATTCCTTCAGGACCTCCAACAAATTAAAGAACTCTATCATAACCAGGGATATATTTATGCCGAGGTTAAGAATTTTAAAATAGATGACACAAAGAAATTATTATTATCTATCACCGAAGGGAAAATTAAAGAGTTAATAATTCACGGTAATAAAAAAACCAAAGAAAAAATAATAAAACAAGAGATTAGACTAAAAGAAGGAGATGTCTTTAATATAAAAAACTGTGAACAAGACTTACAAAGACTGAAGAATCTCCAATTGTTTAACTCAGTGGATTATGAAGTAGAATATGATGATGATAGGCTTAAATTAGCATTTATTGTGGAAGAAAGCTGGACAATTCTTCCCTGGATTGATTTTGGAAGTGATGGTAGAAGCTATTGGGAAATAGGGATAACATGGGGCAATTTCATGGGGAATAATCAATCGATAGACCTATCCTATGGTCAGGTTGAGTCTTTCTCTTGCTATGAGATAGAATTCTTTGACCCACGGGTCTTTGGAAGTAATTATTCAATTAAATTAGGACTTTCTTCAGAAAGGATATTGGATGAAGAACATAAAGAAGGAAAAGTAATGAGCCTCTACGAAAGGACAACTCAAAGTAAAAATATAGAAATTGGTAAAAAGATTGAAGAATATTGGGAGCTTTTATTCGGATTTAAAACTGCCGAGGAATCATTCGTATTAGAGAAGAATTCACCGTATCCCACTCCTATTCCTAAAAATGGTAAAACAAATTTATTGACTATAGGTGCAAAATATGATAAAATGAACTTCGATGATGAAATTTTAGATGGATATTTATATTACCTCTCTCTGGGAATATCTGATAAAAATGTTGGTTCGGATTTTAATTTTACAAAGATAAGATTTAATTACACCCAGTTTAGTAAATTGAAGGAGAGAAAAAACCTTGGCTGCCGAGTTATGGGAGGCATAGGGAGAGGGAAATACGGGAGGAATTTAGAGATGCAACACCGATTTGAACTAAATGACTTCATCCGTGGATACCCTGCCTATGAATTTAAGGGGGATAAGATGGTGGTCTTTAATACAGAATATCGCTATCCCCTATTAAATAGTGATATGGCAATGATTCAAGGAGTAAACTTTATAGATATAGGGAATGTGTGGTCCGATAAGTTTGGCCATCTAAAAATGGGTATAGGGATAGGTATTCGGGGGATATTTAAGCCTATTCCCGAAGCGGTGATTAGGTTAGATTCTGTCTATGGACTAAATTCCTCTGAAGGACCTAAGTTATATTTGGGATTAGGACAATTCTTTTAG